The following is a genomic window from Melopsittacus undulatus isolate bMelUnd1 chromosome 8, bMelUnd1.mat.Z, whole genome shotgun sequence.
ACAGCAGAACTCTTGTTCTTCATGCATGTCTTCATCATAGGAAGATGTACTCCAGAGAGGCATTTATCcttttgtaattatttcttaCTGATGATTTTAATACCTTAAAAAGCCTTATTTGTCTAAATGAAACTGCAGTTATGCTATTAATGcttttttccatgtaatttaTATTGTATAATAGTGATTGCAGGCATCCTTTTACcactgtttcatttctttcagtatttaGAAATGAACTTACCTTGGCAGGAAACACCTAGCCAGGCTGGCAAAGAGACTGCTTAGCCCTCTCATGCAAGGTAAATTCAGCTATGTGGTATGACTCCCtcagtgttttctctctccttgtaTAACTACAGGGCATGTGTGTAGTAAATAACATCATAGGTGAAGCAGCACCTGAACTTCCAATTCCAGGGGTATGGAAGGGAATCGACTGTTTTCAGGACTCTTAAAATAATACACAGTGTGTATAGTACTGAAGTTAAATgaggtatttattttaaagcatattgACTACATGTCTCCTGAAATTGAGCACAATGAGGAACCTGTATTACTCAGATTAATTAAATCAGCATTTTGGTTACTGTAAAATTGGTCTTGGTTTGTGATGGTACTGCTTTACCTCCTGGCTGGCAGTGTAGCAGAGCAGATTGCAGCTCTCTGACCTCTGCCTCCAGCTAAGCACAGCAGCTTGTCACATGAGGGACTGTGTCTGCAGAGGTTTTGGCCTGAGCCTCGAACCATCTATGCAGTGGTTTCTGAGACAAATCTGGCAACAGATCAGAGCTTGGGCATTAAAACAGACTTGTGTGCAGTTACTGAATGAAACATCGTGCTGGGAGTAAAATGAGTATcgtccctgctgctccctggggGGGGTGAGCATTGTGAGGAAAACCAGAGATACTGAAATCCCCATCAGAACTTACCCCTCTGGAGATGAGTTAGATAGAGAGTGTTCTAACAGTGCTGTACCACGTATGTGCAAGCAGTGGTTGTCAGAAAAAACAGACAAGTAGTCAGAAGATTGAGGGCAGCTTCATTTGCAGTCATTCATGTGCCAGCAATTATTAACCCAAGTAGAATGAGCAAACTATAAAACTTACTGCAGTGACTGGGAAAGTACCGCACTCCATAAATAATGAAGTGAGCAACAGTCAAGCATTTAAAATAGGGTCAATAACTTTGCTTTTAAGCTCAACTAGTAATCAATTTGGAGCAATTTAGTTGTCTTGGACATCTTGCTATCTAGAAGCGTTATAGCCTGCCCCTTCCAATGTGCAGGGCAGTCACACAGTCATTTGATTTAGCCCAGATGAAAAGGCAGAGGTAAGAAGGTGGGAACAGAGGTATATCCTGCAGATGAAGATGCTGAAGATGATTTTCTTCCTACCTGCTTTTCCTATTCCCTCCTTCTTTCTGCTAGACACTTATCTGCTGGTGTTCCCtcacaaaagagaaaaggaaatctcCAGTTTTAGGATGGAAACATCTTAAACCAATGACAAAATACTAACTAAAACTGGCTGCCATTTAACACACCTCCATTTGGAAACACACCCAAAAAAAAGAGTAGCATCTAAAAGAATATAGGTCCAAACTTAGATTAGAAAATTCAAATCTGAATTGTCATTAAATATCAGGGATGAAAATCTAATAAAATACTTTATCAAATGTGGCATAGAGCCACAGTTTTATGATTGGGGAATATGAGGTTTAAATTTATGGTATTTACAGTTCTGGCTTAGCCTAAGGAGGAAACGATACCGAATCGAAAACTTCTAATGCTACCAGTAGTATAGTGAGAGGGAGGTACACAGATACGCTGTGTACCTCCCACGAAGCTTGTGTATTGCCTTGGCTGGGTAAAGACTGCAGTGTTCAGGTATTAGCTATGCTGGGTCAGAGATGCTGTTAGTGATTCTTTGCTATGTCAGATACTTTGAGCTACATATTCGTTCAGAAAAGCCagtggaaattatttttattaatattttattaatgataAATATTGAAATTAGACATGCACAAGATACTACTATTAGGTCTGAATTATTCAGATGTCTGAATTGCTTTCAGGCATGTCCTTGGCCTTTGGTCTATAAACATTTTATCAGTTAATAGACATGGGTATGAAGCTCATAGGGTTTTTTAATAAACCTCTACAGGGATCAGTGTAGTTTCTTGTATGGTGAAGCGAAATCCAGCCTTTTACTCATTTAATAACAAGCTATTACTATAAAAATCTGTCTGATAGCTTAGTTCTCCTCTGTGTTGGGTAAAACTACCAATGCTCACAGCAGGGTTTATGTCACAGGCTTGTTcactctgctgcctgctctgaaaTACACTGGCACATGCTCCAGAAAAAATAACTTACTAAATTTTATTAGAGGGATTTATAAACACTTCTCTAAAATGCTGCAATGTTCTGACACAAAGCTAAAGGTATGACATCTGTATGTACTTCATGGTTTCAGAAGCCAGAAACACTAACCACCACTTCCAAGTACTGGCACGTGAGTCCTACAAACTGTTCCCTAAACACGCAATGATGTTTTCAGTGACTTGTCACCATGAACCTGGTCCTCATGAGTCAGCTGCTAGGATGGGGAAGTCCCATCCTACCTGTGAAGCACTGTTGGCCTGCAAATGGGATTGATTTCCTCTGCAAATACTGGCCTGTGATCAGGTTGCTTGATTGGAGTTCCTGTTTCCCCCAGTgtataaagcaaataaataaggCTTAACATATTTGTCATGATTACGTTTTCAAAGgctatttacaaaaaaaaaagtctttaaattTGGCTGACCTTAGTACAGCATCATCGGGTGAAGCTGTAGGGAACAGTTGGTTTCTGTGCACAGTCTTTATTTTGGCTGGCAGTCTGTTAACTCTGATAAGTGGGTAAGCTAATGCCAAGCAAAGTCAGGCATATCATGAGATGCTGCTTTGTCTGTACTGAGAAAGTAGCCTGAGAAACAGCCTTGAAGGCTAATAAACATACACCAGAATTTGGGGCTGAACAGTTGTGATTCTTGAAGAGTTTGACAAAAGGAACCCTGTCAGGTGTTGTGTTCCCCACTCTCCCTCCTCTAGATGTGGAGCTGTCCTGCTTTAGCAAGAATGGTGCTCCAGCTCTGTGAGAACTGCCCTGAAcacagcagtgtgctgctgctttccgTGACCTcttaagggaaaagaaagaaaaacagctcttgTTTCTCATGAATATCTGTTCAAGCCTCCTAGAGCAACGGCAGAATGACACTGGGAATTAGTGTCACTCCTGCCCAAAGGGCATACAACAGCCATGACACAAGGCTCTTATGAGGTGGTGGTTGTGTGGTGCCtcttggggtgttttgggggtttattttctttagcagcAGTCACTGCAGTTAAACAGTATTTGTTGACAGATTCAGGAAAAAAGCACTGCATTGTCAGTTGGAAAGAAATGATTATTCTTATTGTTTTCCCCAAGACCTTTTCATTCCTAGATGGCTTACATTATGTACTGGGAAGTGCATGCAAAGGCAGTTTGAATTCAGGTCAAGCTTTGCCTATTTCTAGTAGATGGGTGTTActgataaaaacatttttcacacACCATGCAAACATTTATGAAAGTTGCTTCTACAGCATCTGTACTGAATTTCTCTCTCCTCTGAGCTCACTGAGAATGGTAGACTATTTATTGTGCTTATATGAAACACTGTTTTGGCAGATTTCTTCAGAAGtaaagcagcacaaaagaaGCTCTTTGAAAACAACGGGAACCACTGGCAAGAAGCAGCAACACTGTGCACTGAACGAGGGCACCTTTTCCAGGTTATCAAAACATGCTGTTGAACTGAATTTTGCAGCTGCATTTTCAAATGTACCATGGGATGCATCAAATCCAAGGCTGCATTTCAAGGTTCAAATGCTATCCAGGATGAACAGATCAGGGAAGGTAATGAAGGATGCACTGGAGAGAAATCATCACTGATAGCAGTGAAGGTGGATGAGAAAGGTCCATCAAGCACTATAGTGCTAGACTATGCACACCGTCTCTCCCGTGAGATCCTTGACCAGGCGGTAAAACAGTGGGCAGTGACTGAAAGCAAATACAGCGACATCCCTTTTATTGAAAGTGATGTGCCCTGAACCCTGACTGGCAAGGACTGTCTTCACCATGAGTGTCCTGTCTGTGAAGCAGTTTGTATTTGGTACTAGTGCAAATAAAGTAAAATCAGCTGTGATTTGAGCATAATGCCACTGTATGAATGTGTTTGCAAGAAGAGGcgaaaaaaatgccttttcatcTATATTGCTAAGAAATTAATTGGATTACAGTAGAATCTATTAAGCAAGTGTCATTCGTCATCAGCCGTATGTTGAGTATGTTCTGTCTTTGTATGTGTTGAATGTGATCAGAAAGTGTTAAAAGGATGAGAGGAATGTGGCTGCCCTGTAACTGTACAAGTACTGCCTCAGAGGCCCCAAAGATGCTTAACAACAAAGCGTGGATTATTTTTATGTactgcaaaaaaaccctcagtgGCCTGGTTGCAGGTGAAAAGAGGGGAAATCTCCATGCTTGGTAAATTTGTCTGCATTTTGCTGAAGTGAAACCAAGGTCTGCATGTAGCAGAGGTAACTGCTGTCATAAATTTTACCTTGATTCTTTGACCTGGCTAAATCTGTAAACCACAAAATAATGAAGGTGATGAGAAGCATTTTATAAACCCCAGCAGTATTCAGGGACCCATATGGATTATGATACTAATCAACTTCTGTTCTTAAGTGAAACAGTGAGGAACACAACTGTGTTGACAAACAGTGCATTATAATTAACAGATACTCTGGCTTCTGTAAATGCACAAAGGCTATTCTCTAAAATCCTACAGTAAGGTAGTTTAATGACATCTGATCACTGTGTTCAGACCAAAGCTGTTtggatttttggtttggttttgtttttatgtttgGGTGCTGCTTTTTAGGGGGGTTTGGTTTCCGTTTTTACTGTAACCCACATAGGTGTGCAAAAACTACTGATGCAAACTAGTGAAACGATCCTTCAACAGTGTGACAGTATTTTAGGACTGTATATTTCATGGGACCTCTGGCTGATTTACACTAAAATTGCACACAAAGGTAATGCCTTTGGCACAGTACCTTCCTTCAGCTTCTGTAGGCTCATCCTGACCCAGTGGTAAAACTGCATATGGTGATGCAAATACAAGTTACAGAAACCCAAAGCCTGAGCAGTGCACTGAATTTGTAAATAAGCCTTAGGTCCAACGCTTAAGAGACTCAACTCTTTACCAATTTTATGTAGCCTGCCTCCACACACTGCACACTGCTTCTCCAGGACTTGCAGCCTGACCTACAGTACTTGTAACTAGCATTTAAGATATGAAGAAGGTGAGGTGTTAATCACTGTCAAAGCTACAGTTTTGCTGACATTTTATACAAAGTGAATGCCTTGTAAAAGCTTGGGGTTTAGCACCAGTTTGTTCCTTTTTATGTTATGGCCAGTTTAAAAGAcataggtttgggttttttcctagACCAAACTGTTATccattttttaatagaaaaatgcTTTCCATACTGGCAAAAActtgctatttttaaaacatacacATAGTTCTAGTAAATTATATAAAGCATGATTTTTTCAAGCAGCGGGAAGCAAGCAGAAAGAGGACCATGTAAGTTTTATTTGTAGCCTGCCTTAAGTCTGAGAATAAGCCATGAATTGAGCTGTTCTGAAAACTCTGCCACACAAACTTAGTTACTTTAGATCAACCTGTATGGGAAAGTAGTGAAAGATGGTTCTTTGTAACACAGCACAAGACTGTATTAATTCACAGTAACCAGATTAGACTCTGCTATTAAGACTCTTCTCAGGCTTTCGCTGAAAAGGGGGACAAAATCTGCTTATGTTGCATTGCCTTCTTCTTTGAAGTAATGAATCTTTGAAGCCATATGTAAAGTGGGACCAAGGCCCATTTAAATTCTACTGCCAACAGTGATGTACCTTGAAGTTCTAAAGCATGTAAAACATTAGACCATATCCTACATTTGCTCAGTCTAAAGAAATGCCCATGCTATGTACTAGGATGATCAGATCAGCACATATATTAATTTGATATTGCTTAatcacagtattaaaaaaagattCCTATTCATCTTATagctaaaataaagctttattaTGAAAAAGCAAACCTTTCTGTAACATTAGCCTTTACTCAAAGATATTAACCTGTCAAAGAcagtaattaaagaaaaaaatagcaaagacaccccaaaccaaaaaaaaagacaaacatgccccccaaaaaaaaccataaaaacaaggggggaaaaaacaaacccccccaaaaagcTCCAGAGACACTATTTGTCAGACAGGTGACTAGCAGATAGAAAACTGCACTCTTAAGAGTGCATTTAGGTAGATCTGTCTTGACCCTTGTACAAGTAACCTTGGTGGCTTTCAGGGGGAGTTAGGTGTTGCAATGTCTCAAATCCTTTCTCTGGATGTCACCTTAGCATCTGACACTCTTCTGGGAGTTAGAATATCAGACGTGCTCCATTGGCAGGCTGCCACTGCATGGTCCAACAGCAGGCAAAATTATATAACAGTCTAAAGTTACATCATGGCATCCATATGGATAAATACTCAAAATTTCCCCAAAAGAGAAAGTCAACTAGGTATAATTAAACATGCTTTACGGTATGATTCCATTTGGAGTACTTGCTGTGTGGGACACTTTTGCTACTTCCTCAGAAAGTCATCATAACGTGATAGTAACTGAATCATCCACTGTCCAACCAGTTACCTACCTGCAACCACAAAGCTTGTCTTCTCTCATTAATGCTGAAAGATTACAGCAGCTTCAATATGGCCTGAAGTGCAATTCCAGCTGCTTTGTGATGCTTTCTAGGACACTGGAACTTcagggaaagcaaagagcaaatgGAAAGCAAACAAGCTTACAAACAACAGGGAGACAACTTCTCACCAGGAAAGTAATCTCTTTTACAAGACACTGTCCTTAATAAATAATGTACTTACCCttaataaaatcataaataaaagctgttcaATACTACAGTCTGGTGAGGAATCGAAGGAGACTTCTTTCCAGAATTATGTTGTATTTCTAATAGGCACAATACTAATGtataataaaaatcaagatGGCTTTACCTAAATAAAATTACATCTCTTATTAGATTACTCTAAACTGTGCCACTTGTAGTGGCTTTCCAGCTAAGTTGCCACTGATTCTTTGACTTGATTTTGTGTTATAGAGCACTCCAGTATGGGACTGGCATACTCCACAAAACCATTTACTTCTATTTAGGAGTTAAAAATAagtttgctttatattttctcCAGGAAACATAAATGTATTCTGAGTGGATACAATGTGACTGACTTGATATACTAATAATAATTCAAAATACATTAACTACAGCACAACTTCATAAAATTGACATTTCTGGAATAAGACACATCAGTAGTCCCACATAACACAGTACAATCTATTTTTTACGATATCTtttgtggaaaatattttcttgtggACCAAATAAAATTGAACTTACCATCTGTTTGTATGactattattttataataaatgcACAGATTGGACAGGATCTTGCTACCATGAGTCTGGGATATTTTCTGTTCGCATAAATTTTGGAAGCAACTGACCATGCAAGTCAAAGTTTATTGATTCAAAAGTACTCTTGCTAAAGTACCTTAAGTCCTTTTCAGTCAGAGAAGGCATGATCCCTACTCCCTGAGAATTACcatgtttttcattaaacagTTGCTGAAGATTGCTCCTTTTGTACAAAAATAATGGAATGaaccaatttaaaataaaaataaccaccTCCTTGGAtgaataaggagctgctgaggaaaattcaaaggaaaaaagaggcttataaaagatgggagcagggacagccagcctgggaagaatacaggaatGATGTCCTGGAAGCTAgagaccaggttaggaaagctaaggcccagttagaactAAACTTGACTAGGGATGtcaaggataacaggaagggattctataggtacatagcgaataaaagactagggacaatgtaggccccctccggaagctatcgggagaactggccacactggatttggagaaggctgaagttcttAATGAATTTTTTGCCTcgatcttcactggcaaaggctctgaccgcaccacccaagtcttggaaggcagatgcagggactgcaagaatgaagaccctagggccactgtaggagaggatctggctcgagatcatcttaagaacctgaacgtgcacaagtccatgggacctgatgaaatccatctgcgggtcctgaaggagctggcgaatgaagtttCTAaaccactggccatcatatttgaaaaatcatggcagtcaggtgaagttcctgacgactggaaaaagggaaatataac
Proteins encoded in this region:
- the C8H2orf88 gene encoding small membrane A-kinase anchor protein yields the protein MGCIKSKAAFQGSNAIQDEQIREGNEGCTGEKSSLIAVKVDEKGPSSTIVLDYAHRLSREILDQAVKQWAVTESKYSDIPFIESDVP